In one window of Porites lutea chromosome 8, jaPorLute2.1, whole genome shotgun sequence DNA:
- the LOC140946091 gene encoding uncharacterized protein, producing the protein MMNLIRRLNISTVSWDYHKKSTLESRGVFALNNFAKIKQEAFSTLNRGRFKNMTSNDMVSYAFSDDRVSTAPLFATVDSYMSYYLSPEAAEFLSELYGYKGDYKESINPAAYIEYQKMLFGPDGLSFENFRPLKGMSAVINSLVASVRKNGGKLYSENAVLSVDKVETSFVLKTASLTILADKLVIATHPAAYLKVKGAVSEEIYREPVFQSIKIMPAFKGAAVYREAWWQNTTGNLTRLNTRQRFVSNSDCLGTSMPYGGTGPNGEAVLHTMYMDGPCSRRWGDILRTSKSHVDRELKRALKYKFGRKVPDPLDTVYQYWDEGAWHFQKPGFNYTLTEVSDWAKRPFPGKEIFIVGDAYNPYRGWTEGAILSADNALLEGWNIPKKSISRRKRTKSVPLSELVLDPSTEFQIH; encoded by the exons ATGAT GAATCTTATTCGACGCTTAAACATCTCGACCGTTAGCTGGGATTATCACAAAAAAAGTACTCTGGAATCACGAGGGGTGTTTGCTTTAAATAACTTCGCTAAAATAAAGCAGGAAGCCTTTTCTACGCTTAATCGAGGAAGGTTTAAGAACATGACCAGCAACGACATGGTGAGCTATGCTTTTAGCGACGACCGCGTGTCAACAGCACCGCTTTTCGCCACAGTAGATTCGTATATGTCCTACTATCTATCTCCCGAGGCCGCAGAGTTCCTTTCAGAGTTATATGGTTACAAAGGAGACTACAAAGAGTCTATAAATCCCGCAGCATACATAGAGTATCAGAAGATGCTGTTCGGTCCCGACGGTCTATCATTTGAAAACTTTCGACCTCTAAAAGGGATGTCAGCGGTTATAAACTCCCTGGTCGCTTCAGTGCGAAAAAACGGAGGAAAGCTTTATTCGGAAAATGCTGTGCTCTCCGTTGATAAGGTTGAAACAAGCTTTGTTCTGAAGACAGCGAGCTTAACAATTTTGGCGGATAAGCTCGTAATAGCGACACATCCCGCTGCTTATTTGAAGGTGAAAGGAGCAGTTTCAGAAGAGATTTATCGTGAGCCCGTGTTCCAGTCGATAAAAATCATGCCCGCGTTCAAAGGAGCAGCGGTTTACCGTGAGGCTTGGTGGCAAAACACAACCGGAAACCTTACCCGGCTGAACACGAGGCAACGATTTGTTTCCAACAGTGACTGCCTTGGGACATCAATGCCATACGG GGGAACGGGCCCTAATGGTGAAGCTGTTCTCCACACAATGTATATGGATGGACCCTGCAGTAGAAGGTGGGGAGATATTTTAAGGACCTCGAAATCACACGTGGACAGAGAATTAAAAAGAGCGCTGAAGTACAAGTTTGGAAGGAAGGTCCCAGACCCCCTGGACACCGTCTATCAATACTGGGACGAAGGAGCCTG GCATTTCCAGAAGCCAGGATTTAATTACACTCTCACGGAGGTCAGTGATTGGGCAAAACGCCCTTTCCCAGGAAAGGAAATCTTTATCGTTGGAGACGCGTATAATCCTTACAGGGGGTGGACTGAGGGCGCTATACTGTCAGCTGATAACGCGTTGCTTGAGGGCTGGAATATTCCGAAGAAAAGCATTTCAAGAAGGAAAAGGACGAAATCAGTGCCGCTTAGCGAACTAGTGCTGGATCCTTCCACAGAATTCCAGATACACTAG